From the genome of Myripristis murdjan chromosome 22, fMyrMur1.1, whole genome shotgun sequence, one region includes:
- the gmfb gene encoding glia maturation factor beta isoform X1: MSESLVVCDVDEDLVTKLKEFRFRKQTNNAAIIMKIDKDKQLVILEEEHEDISPDDLKDELPERQPRFVVYSYKYQHDDGRISYPLCFIFSSPVGCKPEQQMMYAGSKNKLVQTVNLTKVFEIRNTEDLTEEWLREKLGFFR; the protein is encoded by the exons ATG AGCGAGTCACTGGTGGTGTGCGATGTGGACGAGGATCTGGTCACAAAGCTGAAGGAGTTCCGTTTCCGCAAGCAGACCAATAATGCGGCCATCATCA TGAAGATTGATAAAGACAAGCAGCTCGTCATTCTTGAAGAAGAGCACGAG GATATTTCTCCTGATGATCTAAAGGACGAACTGCCTGAAAGACAACCAAG ATTTGTCGTCTATAGTTACAAGTACCAACATGACGACGGACGCATCTCTTATCCCCTCTGCTTCATCTTCTCCAGCCCAGTAG GCTGCAAACCGGAGCAGCAGATGATGTACGCgggaagcaaaaacaaactggtGCAAACTGTCAACCTGACGAAG gtgtttgAGATCAGAAACACAGAGGACCTAACAGAGGAGTGGCTGAGAGAGAAACTCGGCTTCTTCCGCTAA
- the gmfb gene encoding glia maturation factor beta isoform X2, translating into MKIDKDKQLVILEEEHEDISPDDLKDELPERQPRFVVYSYKYQHDDGRISYPLCFIFSSPVGCKPEQQMMYAGSKNKLVQTVNLTKVFEIRNTEDLTEEWLREKLGFFR; encoded by the exons A TGAAGATTGATAAAGACAAGCAGCTCGTCATTCTTGAAGAAGAGCACGAG GATATTTCTCCTGATGATCTAAAGGACGAACTGCCTGAAAGACAACCAAG ATTTGTCGTCTATAGTTACAAGTACCAACATGACGACGGACGCATCTCTTATCCCCTCTGCTTCATCTTCTCCAGCCCAGTAG GCTGCAAACCGGAGCAGCAGATGATGTACGCgggaagcaaaaacaaactggtGCAAACTGTCAACCTGACGAAG gtgtttgAGATCAGAAACACAGAGGACCTAACAGAGGAGTGGCTGAGAGAGAAACTCGGCTTCTTCCGCTAA
- the cnih1 gene encoding protein cornichon homolog 1, translated as MAFTFAAFCYMLALLLTAALIFFAIWHIIAFDELKTDYKNPIDQCNTLNPLVLPEYLIHFFFCVMFFCAAEWLTLSLNIPLLAYHVWRYMSRPVMSGPGLYDPTTIMNADILAYCQKEGWCKLAFYLLSFFYYLYGMIYVLVSS; from the exons atggcgTTCACATTCGCGGCCTTTTGTTATATGCTTGCTCTATTGCTCACGGCGGCGCTTATCTTCTTCGCTATCTGGCAC ATAATAGCATTTGACGAGCTGAAGACTGATTACAAGAATCCTATTGATCAGTGTAACACTTTAAATCCG CTGGTGCTCCCTGAGTATCTCAtccatttcttcttctgtgtgatGTTCTTCTGTGCTGCCGAGTGGCTCACCCTCAGTCTCAACATACCGCTGCTGGCTTACCATGTGTGGAG GTATATGAGCAGGCCTGTGATGAGCGGTCCAGGACTCTATGACCCAACAACCATCATGAATGCCGACATCCTCGCATATTGTCAAAAAGAAGGCTGGTGCAAACTGGCTTTCTACCTCCTGTCATTCTTCTACTATCTCTACGG gatGATTTATGTTCTGGTGAGCTCTTAA
- the cdkn3 gene encoding cyclin-dependent kinase inhibitor 3, which translates to MRTSEFDSSSEEEEVGEEQLTPFQISWLPLSEVGCSQFLGICPLPGCKYKDVRRNLQRDVEELHNQGVQDVFVFCTRGELHKYRVPSLLEVYQQRGFTVHHMPFPDGGAPELGHCCQILEELRCNLENDRRTVIHCYGGLGRSGLIAACLLLQLSVTMTPNTAIEILREHRGVGAIQTVKQYNFLHEFRERYAAFQESKEVSTERSVSR; encoded by the exons ATGAGGACCAGTGAGTTTGACTCTtcatctgaggaggaggaggtcggCGAGGAGCAGCTGACTCCCTTCCAGATCTCCTG GTTGCCCCTGTCCGAGGTGGGCTGCTCCCAGTTTCTTGGTATCTGTCCACTGCCag GATGCAAATACAAAGATGTGCGCAGAAATCTGCAAAGAGACGTTG AGGAGCTCCACAACCAGGGAGTCCAGGACGTGTTTGTTTTCTGTACCAGAGGTGAACTTCACAAGTACCGCGTCCCCTCCCTGCTGGAGGTCTACCAGCAGCGGGGCTTCACAGTGCACCACATGCCCTTCCCAGACGGGGGCGCTCCTGAGCTGGGGCACTGCTGCCAGATCCTGGAGGAGCTGCGGTGCAATCTGGAGAACGACAGGAGGACCGTGATCCA CTGTTACGGAGGTTTGGGACGCTCTGGATTAA TCGCCGCCtgcctgctgctccagctgtccGTCACCATGACGCCCAACACAGCCATCGAGATCCTCAGGGAGCATCGAGGAGTTGGAGCGATCCAGACGGTGAAG CAATATAACTTCCTCCACGAGTTTCGGGAAAGGTACGCCGCCTTCCAAGAGAGCAAAGAGGTTTCAACGGAGCGGTCGGTTTCTCGGTGA